GCGCGGATCGCGCGAGCCGCGTGCATCGACTACGGATGCAGTGCCACGCACACAAGCAGCCGGGGCGCCTGCACCGGTCGGGTTACGGCCATCATCCAGCCAGCAGGCCGGGTTCAAGCCTGCAGCATTCCAGTACAGGTTACGACCATCCTGGCCCACGCGGCTGGTATTGCCCAGATTGAGCTGCTGGTAGTAGATCGCCTCGTTGACCTTGGTCACCACCGCCTCGGCAGATGCCACGATGCCGTACCAGGGCAGTTCGGTATCGAATGCCAGGTTGGCCTTCCACACCGACGGTTGACCCAGCTTGCTGTCGACGAAATCGACGGACTGCGTAGCGCCATTCAACGAACCATTACCGATCGGTTGGTTGTTGATGTCAGGCGTGAAACGAATGCCGTTGGTGTTCACCAGCGTCTGGCTGGAGAAGTTGTAATCGGTATACGCCAGGCCGGTGTTGGAGTACGGGTTCGAAAGCCACACGGTAGCCGCAGCACCCTGGAACAAGCCCACGCCGCCGCGCAGTTGGGTGGGGCGATCGCTGTCGAAGGTGTAGTTGAAACCGAAGCGCGGCTCGAACAATCCATTCCCGTCAATGGTCTGGTCGTTGCGGAAGCCGAACAGCGTCGATGCGGTTGCATTGTAGGCCGGGCTGTTCTTGACCATCGGCTCGTCATAACGCACACCGAACGTCAGCGTCAGGTTGTTGTTGACGGCCCAGGTGTCCTGCAGGAACACGCCGACATTGCGCATGCCCCAGTTGGCCGCGATGTCGTCGATGTTGCCGCTGTTGGAGCGCGAATAACGATAGTTCAGCGGGCGATTGGCGGCGTAGTCGGCAATCGAGTTGAACGTATAGGAACCGAAGACGCGCTGGCCGAACAGGTTGAACAGATCGTTGTCTTCGTAGTCGAAGCCGAACTTGACGGTGTGGTCGTTCAAGAACAACGTGCCCGCGAAGAAGGCATTCCAGGTTTCGGTACGCAGTTCGTTGGCCTGGGTGCTCTGCTCAGTCCCCAGGTTGACGGTGTTGTTACCGATCCGCACGGCAATGGCCGGCAGCTGCGAGGCAGCAGTACGCACAGCAGAGTAGTCGCGGTACGACACCTTGGCTTCGGTGGAGAACGTGTCGGTCCAATCGCTGAACAACTGCGCCGTGTAGGTCTTGAGGCTGAAATCGCGAACGTAGTGATACGAATTCAGCGACAATGCCTGATTGCCGAAGCCGTTGAGGTTGGCCGTGCTCTGTTCGCTCTCGCCGTATCGCACCGAGGCGCGGTGTTTATCAGAGATATTCCAGTCGAGCTTGAAGCCCTTCTCTTCCGAATCCGAATCCAGGGCCGGCAGCGCCAACGTTCCCGGATCGAACCCGTAGGTGTTGCGTGAGATGTCGATGATCTGATCGACCTGCGCCTGCTGGATCTGAACGATATTGCTCTCGCCCGAACCGATCGGACCGTAGCCGGAAGCGCCAGTGAAGACGCCCTTGCCCTTGTACTTCTCGTAGTTGGCGAAGAAGAAGAGCTTGTCCTTGATGACCGGGCCGCCCAGGGTCAGGCCGTAGGTGGTTTCGTTATCGAACAGCTGCGGACGAATGTCGTTCTGGTTCTTGCCCGACCAATCGTTCTCGCGGTAGGTGCCATACACAGAACCGTGAAATTCGTTGGTACCGGACTTGGTGACCGCATTGATCACGCCGCCGGTCGCACCGGTGATGGTGACGTCGTAGTTGGCAACGTCCACCGAGATCTCGTCGATGACGTCCATCGAGAACGGCTGACGCGGCGTCGGCAACCCATTGGATTCCAGGCCGAACGCATCGTTGGTGCTGATGCCGTCCACGCGGATCAGGTTGAAGCGCGGGTTCTGGCCGCCCACCGAGATCTCGTTACGTGCTTTGTCGGTCTGCGCCACGCGCGGATCCAAACGCACGTAGTCCTGCAGGTTACGGTTGATCGACGGCAGCGATTCGATCTGCTCGCGGGTCACGTTGGTGCCGGTGCCCATCTTGTTGGCGCTGAACAGCGCCGAGCCGTAATCGCCGCCGATGGCCTGCACCGCGCCCAGCGTGGTCACATCGCCGCCCAGGGAAGCATCGACGCTGTTGACCTGGTTGAGGTTCAGGTAAACCCCTTCTTCAGTCTTCGTGCCTTCACCCGACTTGGTGATGGTAATGGTGTACGGCCCACCCACACGCAGGCCGCGCGCGTTGTAACGTCCGCTGGCATCGCTGGTGGCGCGGCTGACCGTTCCGGACTCCACGTGGGTGATCGTGACTTCGGCATTCGGCACCGGCTGGCCGCCGCTGCTGGTGACCAAGCCAGCGACGCCGGCGGAGGTGCTCTGTGCGAACACGGGGGCGGCGGCGAGTGCGGCGACAAGACCAAGCGTGAGCTTGGACATGCGGAGACAACGGGGGTGGGTCATTTCGGTGGCCTCGATACAGGTTGGGCAGTGACAAAAGCGCAGTCAGCCCAACCGTTCCCGGGGTTGGGCTGCCGATGATCTGGGGTCCCTCGCCGCGCGGCTGGTTGCTGCCGCAACGGTTAACAACAGATTAACACGCTAAAGCCTGTTTGTGACGGCGGCGTGACAAAGTTCGCGCAGTGCAACATGAACTGCATATGCGGTTCCACAGACGCCAGATTGCGCAAGGTCGCAGCAAGAGCGCGATGCAGGTCTCGACTTCCGGCCGTTTTACCGGGCAGACGCGGGAAAGGGCCTCTCATGCGTCACGGTGCGCGCACACCTGGTAGCCAGGAAGTCGTCCCGATTGTGACAAGCCACCTGGACTTGGCTTGGCACCCTTCCGCGTGCGTGGAGCCCGCACTGCTCGACAAAGTCTGGAGGAACGCATTGTCGAGCGCGAACCCTTTAACGCCCCGCCCCGCCCCGCCATGGCCGGGAGGGCTGGGGCGCGCGCTATTGCGGCCTCCAGATTGGCTCGTCATCTGGACGCTCGCGGCAAACAAAGCAAGGCAACCGACTGCGCCCAGATGCGTCGCGCCTCCCGCAGCGCATCCGCATCCCCGGAGCGCCCACATCAAGACGTGCGACGCCCCTGCTCCATCAGCGCTTTAGATCGACACCGGCAACTTGAAATACGTCCCCAGGCCATCCAGGAACATCTGCACCGAGATCGCCACCAGCAACATGCCCATCAGGCGTTCGACCGCAGTCAGTGCCCGATGACCCAGCAGCTTGTAAAGCAGCGGTGCGGAGGCCAGGATCGACGAGGCGCCGATCCAGGCGATCATCAGCGCCAGGCTCCAGTCCCAGAGCCGGGTGGGCTCGTTGCTGCCCATCAGCATCACCGCCGCCATGCCCGAGGGGCCGGCCACCAGCGGGATGGCCAGCGGCACGATGAAGGGCTCGCCGTCGGGAATCTCGCCCATCAGCCCCTCCGGGCGCGGGAAGATCATGCGGATACCGATCAGGAACAGCACGATGCCACCTGCGATCGCCACCGACTCCTGGCGCAGGTGCATCAGCTCCAATGCGTATTTGCCGCCCCACAGGAAGGCCATCAGCACGCACAGGGCGATCAGCAGTTCGCGCGCCAGCACGAAGCGTTGCCGCTTGGGCGGCAACGGCTTGAGCACGCTGAGGAACACCGGGATGTTGCCCAGCGGGTCGAGAATCAAGAACAGCAGCAGGGCTGCCGACAGAATGGTCATGCCGAGGGGCTCCAGATCGCACCGCGGTGCGGAGCACCTGCCAGAGACAACAGGGTGACGCAGGCAGCGGCATAGCGCGTGGGGTCGGCTGCGTCGGCGTCTTCCTGATGGGTGAAGGCGCGCGCGCGCAGGGCGGTGCGCATCGGGCCGGGCTGCAAGCCGTGGAGACGCACCGGGCCAGCGGCGGTTTCGTAATGCAGGCTGGCGAGCAGGCCGCGCTGCGCATGCTGGGCAGCGCCATAGGCACCCCAGTAGGCCTGGCCGACGCGCGCCGGGTCGTCGACGACGAAGACCACCGCCGCGTCGTCCTGCTGGCGCAGCAGCGGCAGGCAAGCCTGCGTGAGCCAGGCGCGCGCGGTGAGGTTGACATGGATGGTGCGCGCAAAGGCATCGGGCGCTGCCAGCTCGGCCGGCGTCAGCCCGGCGAAGTCTGCCGCGCAGTGCAGCACGCCGGAGACGCCCCCCAGCTCGGACTGCAGGCGCTGCGCGAGCGCGGCATAGTCGTCCGGGGTGGCGCCGGCCAGGTCCAGCGGATACAGCAACGGCTCGGCGCCCAGTGCCGCAACGGTGTCGTACACGCGTTCGAGCGGGCGCAACTTGCGCCCCAACAGCACCACGGTGGCACCGGCCTGCGCGCACGCCCGCGCTGCGGCGCTGCCCAAGCCACCAGCCGCGCCGGTGATCAGCACCACACGCCCGGTCAGGCCGGCCGACGCGGCGGACTGCGCTGCACTCACGGCTGGTAGGCCTCGCTGACGATGCGCTTGAGTTCGCCGGCCTCGAACAGCTCCAGTGTGATGTCGCAGCCGCCGATCAGCTCGCCATGGATGAACAGCTGCGGGAACGTGGGCCAATTCGAGTAACGCGGCAGGTTGGCGCGTATTTCCGGTTCTTCCAGCACGTTGACGGTGCGCAGCTGGTCGGCGCCGGCGGCCACCAGGGCCTGCACTGCGCGACTGGAAAAGCCGCACATCGGGTATTGCGGGGTGCCTTTCATGAACAGCACGATCGGGTGCTGCTCGACTTCGGCCTGGATCCGTTCCATCACCGGCATTGAACTCTCCTGACTGGGAGCGGCAGGCCCGACCGCCGGGTCGGATAGACTTCCGCAAAGGCGCGCATTGTAAGCCTTCACGCGACCTGCCGCCGGACTCCCTTCGCTGCCCTGCACACCATGCCGATCGAACACCTTGCCCTGCCCTACTCCCGCGCGGCCCTGGAGCCGCATCTATCGGCCGCGACACTGCAAGCCCACCATGATGTGCGCCACCGCAGCGAAGTCGAGCAACTCAACGCCTGCATCGAAGGCAGCGAGTTCGCAGAACTGACCCTGGACGAGATCATCGGGCAGGCGCAGGGCAGCGTGTTCCATCTTGCAGCGCAAGTGTGGAACCACAATTTCTATTGGCAGTGCCTGCGCCCTCGCGGCGGCGGCGAACCGCTGGGCAGGCTGGCCGACAGCATCGGCAAAGCGTTCGGCGATTTCGCGCATTTCAAGCAGGAATTCAATCGCGTGGCCTTGCGCACCTTCGGCTCGGGCTGGGTCTGGCTGGTGCAACGCCCGGACGGCACCGTGGCCATCGTTGCCACGCCCAACGCCTCCACCCCGCTCACCGGACCGGACACGCCGTTGCTGGCCTGCGACATCTGGGAGCACGCGTATTACCTGGATTACCAGCAGGACCGCGCGCACTACCTGGACGCGTTCTGGAAACTGATCAACTGGGATTTCGTGGCCAGCCGATTGAGCTGACCTGAGCTGGCCATCGAAGCGGTAGCCGAACCGGTTACCGCTTGTGGCACAGCCCACGCTGCAACAGCGCCCGCTCGTCCTTGCGGGGCATCCGGCACTGCCGGACCGAGGGCGCCGCCACGCAAGCAACCAGTAACGCGCTGACTCAGCCTTCCTGCAGACGCCCGACAACCGGCGCGACCTGCGCCTCGCGCTGCAATGCCTTGCCCGCCTGCACCAGCGCAGTCGCCAGCGCCTGCGGCGTATCGGCACGCACGGTGGCATGTCCTACCTTGCGCCCTTCGCGTGCCTGCTTGCCGTAATCGTGCCAGTGCCCACCTGGCACAGCCAGGAACGCGCCCGCATCGGGCATGCTGCCCAGCCAGTTCAACATGCACGCATGCCCCCGCATCGCGGTGCTGCCCAATGGCAGGCCGAGGACCGCACGCAGATGATTTTCGAACTGCGAGGTCTCGCCGCCTTCGATGGTCCAGTGGCCGGAGTTGTGCACGCGCGGGGCGATCTCGTTGGCAAGCAGTTCGCCATCGCGCACGAACAGCTCCAGCGCGAATACGCCCACGTAGTCCAGCCGGTCGGCAATCGCACGTGCATGCGCTTCGGCAGCCGTCTGCAACGCCTCGTCGACCCGGGCGGGCGCAAGACTGGCCGACAGCACACCGTCCACATGCCAGTTTTCGGTCGGCGGCCAGGCACGGAATTCACCGTCGCGGCCACGCACGGCGACCACGCTGACTTCGCGTTGAAACGGCACGAACGCCTCGAGGATCAGCCCCACCGTGGCCGCCTGCGCCCCCAGCGCGTCCCAGGCGGCATCAGCGTCTGCAAGCGTCTTGATCCGGAACTGGCCCTTGCCGTCGTAGCCGAAGCGGCGGGTCTTGAGCACGCACGGCGCGCCGACGCGCGCCAGCGCGGCATCCAGGCCGGCGCGGTCATCGATTGCGGCAAACTCCGGCACCGGGATGCCTAGTTCCCGAAACAGGGTCTTTTCGCTGAGCCGATCCTGCGCCACCGCCAAGGCAGCCGGGCCTGGGAACACCGGTACCTGCGCGGCAAGGTGCTGCGCGGCGGCGGCCGGCACGTTCTCGAAATCGAAGGTGATCACATCTACTTGCGCAGCGAATGCGGCCAGCGCCGCCGTATCGTCGAATGCGCCAACCTGCAGCGGTGCCATCTGGCCCGCGCAGGCATCGGCTGCCGGGTCGAACACGGCAAAGCGCAAGCCCAGTGGAGCGCCCGCCAGGACCAGCATGCGCGCCAGCTGGCCGCCGCCGAGAATGCCGACCGTGCTCATTGGCGCGGGTCGTCGCTGGCCATGACATCGTCGGTCTGCTTGGCGCGGAACTGTGCCAGCGCCTGACCGATCTGCGCCTGCCCGGGCGCCAGCATGGCCGCCGCAAACAACGCTGCATTGGCCGCACCCGCATTGCCGATCGCAAACGTTGCCACGGGAATGCCGGCCGGCATCTGCACGATCGACAGCAGCGAATCCATGCCGTTGAGCGCCTTGGACTGCACCGGCACGCCCAGCACCGGCACCGCGGTCTTGGCGGCCAGCATGCCCGGCAGGTGCGCCGCGCCGCCAGCGCCGGCAATGATCGCGCGCAGGCCGCGCTCGCCCGCTTGCTCGGCGTAGGTGAACAACACATCCGGGGTGCGGTGCGCCGAGACCACCTTGACTTCGTACGGCACGCCCAGCGCATCGAGCTTCTGAGCCGCGTGTTGCATGGTTTCCCAATCCGAACGGGAGCCCATCACGATGCCGACCAGCGGCGCGGAGTGGTTGAAGGTCATGGCCCTGCCCTGCGGTAAAGACGTATTCTAGCCAATCTCCACGCAAGACAAGACTTCGATGGATCGCAAACTGCTCGACCTGCTGTGCTCGCCCGACACCCGTCAGCCGCTTTCGCTGCTGGATGGCAAGGGTCTGGAAGCACTCAACACCGCCATTGCCGGCGGAACCCTGCAGCGCGCCGACGGCAGCGTACAGGCGCAGCCGCTGCGCGAGGCGTTGATCACCCGCGACCGCAAGCAGATCTTCCGCGTCGACGACGGCATTCCGGTGTTGCTGGCCGAAGAGGCCATCGCCACCGCGCAGATCGCCGATTTTCCCGAAAAGTGAGCTCGTCCGTGCGTACCAGCGTGCCGGAGGCGCCTCCGGCGGCCATGGTCGAAGCCGACGTGGCGCGCGCGCTGGCCGAGGATATCGGCAGCGGCGACGTCACCGCCGCGCTATTGCCCGACCAGGCCGACGGCGCCTACCTGCTGTGCAAGCAGGATGCGGTGATCGCCGGCCGTCCCTGGTTCGATGCCGCCCACCGCGCACTCGATCCACAGGTGCGCATCGACTGGCACGTCCACGAAGGCCAGCACGTGAGCGCCGGCACCGTGCTGGCCCTGCTGCAGGGTCGCAGCCGCAGCCTGGTCAGCGCCGAGCGCACCTCGCTGAATTTCATGCAGACGCTTTCGGCCACTGCCACCACCACCGCAGCCTATGTCGCCGCCGTCGCTGGCACCGGCACGCGCATCCTGGACACGCGCAAGACGCTGCCAGGCCTGCGCGCGGCGCAGAAATACGCGGTGCGTTGCGGCGGCGGCGATAACCACCGCATCGGCCTGTTCGATACGGTGATGCTGAAGGAAAACCACATCCGCGCCGCCGGCTCGCTGAGCGCGGCGGTGCATGCCGCACGCGCGCAGCAGCCGCAGTTGCCGCTGGTGGTGGAAGTAGAAACATTGGAGCAACTGGGCGAAGCCTTGCAGGTGGGTTGCACGCGCATTCTTATCGACGACTTCGACCCGGCCATGCGGCGCGAGGCCGTGCGTATCGTTGCCGCCTTACCAAGCGAACAGCGCATTCCGCTGGAAGTCTCCGGCAGCGTGGATCTGGCCGGCATCCGCGCCATCGCCGAAGACGGCGTGGACTGCATTTCCATCGGCGGGCTGACCAAGCACGTGCAGGCAGTGGACCTGTCGCTCAAGCTCGGACCGCCACCGCGTTGATTTCACGCATGCACGCAGGCGGCTCTGGCAGCCTGCGACGATTGATTGCATGCGGAATATTCAATGAATGCAAGACCCTGGTCGTGGATCTGCCTGTTGCTTGCCGGATGGGGAGGCAGCGCCGCCGCCGCCGAAGTGTGCGATGTCCCACCGCGCTTTGGCACCAGCCCGGCAGCCATTGCCATCGTGCGCAGCGCCTGTAACGAACACCGCCTGTGGCAACGCCCGTTTATCGATGCCAAGGGCCGGCTGGCCAGCCTGGGCGTGACCGAGGCCGAATCCGGTTACCTGGCCGACCACGGCCTGGTGGCCTGGCAGCGCGTTGCAGGTTACTGGCGCGCCAGCGGTACGCTCGACTCGATGGGCGGGCGTCCGGGTGCTTCCAGTTGCGCCGCACTGGACGGCACGCGCTACACCGCCAGCGACTGCCGCGCGTTCCTGATCGACAACCCATGGTCGGCCGCCTTCATCTCCTGGGTGATGACGCAAGCCGGGCTGAGCGGTTTCCATCGCTCGGCGCGCCATCTCGATTACATCCGCAGCGCCTACAACGACGGCGCCACCGGGCCCTACCAGTTCACCGACCCGGCAGTGGAGAAGCCTGCTCCCGGCGACATGCTGTGCCTGCTGCGTGGGCGCAGCGTGGCGCTCGGCTACGCGGGACTGAAAGCTGCGCTTGGCGGCAGTGCACCGATGCCGTGGCAATCGCATTGCGATGTGGTGGTCGCTGCCAACGTCGGCGGTGATCGCACGCTGTACCTGATTGGCGGCAACGTGTTCAACACGGTGATGATGCGCAAGATGCCGCTGGACCGCGCTGGCCGCGTCGTCCTGCCGACGCCGCAGTCGGACATCAACCAGGATCAGAACGAGGACAGCCTGGGTATTGCCAGCGAATGCACGCCGGCCAGGGAAGAACTCTGCGACTTCAACCGACGCGACTGGGCAGTGCTGTTGAAATTGCGTGCTGATGCGACAGTGGTCAGCCCGCCACCGACGGCGCCGCTGCCGACACCTGGCACCGCCCCCGCAGAGCAAACGATGCCGCCAGGCTTTCCACGCGTCGTGCCGCCGCGCCCGGAAACGCAGCCGGCGCAGAGGCAACAACAGCAACTTGAGTAAGGACGGATTCAAAGCCCCTTTCCTGCGGGGCGAGAAGGCACGGCTTGCGCGCCAACGGCGTGCGTGCCTTGCAGCGCCCGCGCCGCGAGCGCGGGCCGGGGCGCGGAGTGGGGGTTGGGGTGAGGGTACGGTGCGAAGCCCTTGTTCGCTCCCAGCCCCAGCGGCCTTGCACGCACCCTCATCCGGCGCTGCGCGCCACCTTCTCCCCCATAGAGGAGGACAATGTCCCGGAGGGAGAAGGAATCAAAGCCCCTCTCCTGCGGGAGAGGGATTGGGGTGAGGTACGGTGCGAAGCCCCCTTATATTCTGAACAGCACGAGGCCTTGCACGTACCCTCATCCGCCCCCTTGGGGCACCTTCTCCCGAGGGGAGAAGGAATCAAAGCCCCTCTCCTGCGGGAGAGGGGTTGGGGTGAGGGTACGGGCGAAGTCCCCTCATATTCTGAACAGCACGAGGCCTTGCACGCACCCTCATCCGCCCCCTTGGGGCACCTTCTCCCGAGGGGAGAAGGAATCAAGGCCCCTCTCCTGCGGGAGAGAGGTTGGTGTGAGGGTACGGGCGAAGTCCCCTCATATTCTGAACAGCACGAGGCCTTGCACGCACCCTCATCCGGCGCTGCGCGCCACCTTCTCCCCCATAGAGGAGGACAATGTCCCGGCGCGAGAAGGAATCAAGGCCCCTCTCCTGCGGGAGAGGGGTTGGGGTGAGGGTACGGGCGAAGCCCTTGTGCGCTCCCGGCCCCAGCGGCTTTGCACGCACCCTCATCCGGCGCTGCGCGCCACCTTCTCCCGGCGGGAGAAGGGATCAAGCGCACAACAAAAAAGCGGGCCGAAGCCCGCTTCTTCGTGACACGTCAGCCAGTGGCGATTACTCGGCCGAAGCCGGCACGCCCTCGCCTTCTTCCACTGCCTTGATCGACAGGCGGATACGGCCCTGCTTGTCCACTTCCAGCACCTTGACGCGGACAAGATCGCCTTCCTTCAACTTGTCGCCGACCTTCTCCACGCGCTCGCTGGAGATCTGCGAGACGTGCACCAGGCCGTCCTTGCCCGGCAGGATGGTGACGAACGCGCCGAAGTCCATGATCTTGGCGACCTTGCCTTCGTAGATGCGGCCCGGCTCCACGTCCGAGGTGATCTGCTCGATGCGCGACTTGGCAGCCTGCGCGGCAATCGCGTTGACCGAGGCGATGATGATGGTGCCGTCGTCCTGGATGTCGATCTGCGTACCGGTTTCCTTGGTGATCGCCTGGATGGTCGAGCCGCCCTTGCCGATCACTTCACGGATCTTGTCCGGGTGGATCTTGATGGTCAGCAGACGCGGCGCGTAGTCGCTCAGTTCCTGACGCGGGGTGGTCAGCGCATGCGCCATCTCGCCCAGGATGTGCAGACGGCCAGCCTTGGCCTGCTGCAATGCCTGCTTCATGATCTCTTCGGTGATGCCTTCGATCTTGATGTCCATCTGCAGCGCGGACACGCCTTCGGCAGTACCGGCCACCTTGAAGTCCATATCGCCGAGGTGATCTTCGTCACCCAGGATGTCGGAGAGCAC
The window above is part of the Xanthomonas campestris pv. badrii genome. Proteins encoded here:
- the purE gene encoding 5-(carboxyamino)imidazole ribonucleotide mutase; this encodes MTFNHSAPLVGIVMGSRSDWETMQHAAQKLDALGVPYEVKVVSAHRTPDVLFTYAEQAGERGLRAIIAGAGGAAHLPGMLAAKTAVPVLGVPVQSKALNGMDSLLSIVQMPAGIPVATFAIGNAGAANAALFAAAMLAPGQAQIGQALAQFRAKQTDDVMASDDPRQ
- a CDS encoding TonB-dependent receptor, with amino-acid sequence MTHPRCLRMSKLTLGLVAALAAAPVFAQSTSAGVAGLVTSSGGQPVPNAEVTITHVESGTVSRATSDASGRYNARGLRVGGPYTITITKSGEGTKTEEGVYLNLNQVNSVDASLGGDVTTLGAVQAIGGDYGSALFSANKMGTGTNVTREQIESLPSINRNLQDYVRLDPRVAQTDKARNEISVGGQNPRFNLIRVDGISTNDAFGLESNGLPTPRQPFSMDVIDEISVDVANYDVTITGATGGVINAVTKSGTNEFHGSVYGTYRENDWSGKNQNDIRPQLFDNETTYGLTLGGPVIKDKLFFFANYEKYKGKGVFTGASGYGPIGSGESNIVQIQQAQVDQIIDISRNTYGFDPGTLALPALDSDSEEKGFKLDWNISDKHRASVRYGESEQSTANLNGFGNQALSLNSYHYVRDFSLKTYTAQLFSDWTDTFSTEAKVSYRDYSAVRTAASQLPAIAVRIGNNTVNLGTEQSTQANELRTETWNAFFAGTLFLNDHTVKFGFDYEDNDLFNLFGQRVFGSYTFNSIADYAANRPLNYRYSRSNSGNIDDIAANWGMRNVGVFLQDTWAVNNNLTLTFGVRYDEPMVKNSPAYNATASTLFGFRNDQTIDGNGLFEPRFGFNYTFDSDRPTQLRGGVGLFQGAAATVWLSNPYSNTGLAYTDYNFSSQTLVNTNGIRFTPDINNQPIGNGSLNGATQSVDFVDSKLGQPSVWKANLAFDTELPWYGIVASAEAVVTKVNEAIYYQQLNLGNTSRVGQDGRNLYWNAAGLNPACWLDDGRNPTGAGAPAACVRGTASVVDARGSRDPRFNDAIIARPTDKGGSESFTIGLNKPFNGGDWSWGLYYTYTDADEVSGLTSSTSGSQLGNNAVFQANENVASTAAYEVKNSILGTLNWKHAFFGDYETKLGLIYQGRNGRPYSYAFDNDANGDGRLNDLLYIPAGRGDVLFGTAREEQAFWNYIEGNEYLAARRGQVAERNGARNSWINQFDLHIEQEIPGFFKDNKASLWLDVMNVGNLLNKKWGRVEEYGFPGMRGVVEYGGVDAATGKYVYRFNTPDQSTVYDDRGISRWALQLGFRYQF
- the nadC gene encoding carboxylating nicotinate-nucleotide diphosphorylase, with protein sequence MSSSVRTSVPEAPPAAMVEADVARALAEDIGSGDVTAALLPDQADGAYLLCKQDAVIAGRPWFDAAHRALDPQVRIDWHVHEGQHVSAGTVLALLQGRSRSLVSAERTSLNFMQTLSATATTTAAYVAAVAGTGTRILDTRKTLPGLRAAQKYAVRCGGGDNHRIGLFDTVMLKENHIRAAGSLSAAVHAARAQQPQLPLVVEVETLEQLGEALQVGCTRILIDDFDPAMRREAVRIVAALPSEQRIPLEVSGSVDLAGIRAIAEDGVDCISIGGLTKHVQAVDLSLKLGPPPR
- a CDS encoding Trm112 family protein is translated as MDRKLLDLLCSPDTRQPLSLLDGKGLEALNTAIAGGTLQRADGSVQAQPLREALITRDRKQIFRVDDGIPVLLAEEAIATAQIADFPEK
- a CDS encoding 5-(carboxyamino)imidazole ribonucleotide synthase, giving the protein MSTVGILGGGQLARMLVLAGAPLGLRFAVFDPAADACAGQMAPLQVGAFDDTAALAAFAAQVDVITFDFENVPAAAAQHLAAQVPVFPGPAALAVAQDRLSEKTLFRELGIPVPEFAAIDDRAGLDAALARVGAPCVLKTRRFGYDGKGQFRIKTLADADAAWDALGAQAATVGLILEAFVPFQREVSVVAVRGRDGEFRAWPPTENWHVDGVLSASLAPARVDEALQTAAEAHARAIADRLDYVGVFALELFVRDGELLANEIAPRVHNSGHWTIEGGETSQFENHLRAVLGLPLGSTAMRGHACMLNWLGSMPDAGAFLAVPGGHWHDYGKQAREGRKVGHATVRADTPQALATALVQAGKALQREAQVAPVVGRLQEG
- the grxD gene encoding Grx4 family monothiol glutaredoxin, with the translated sequence MPVMERIQAEVEQHPIVLFMKGTPQYPMCGFSSRAVQALVAAGADQLRTVNVLEEPEIRANLPRYSNWPTFPQLFIHGELIGGCDITLELFEAGELKRIVSEAYQP
- a CDS encoding YhgN family NAAT transporter, translated to MTILSAALLLFLILDPLGNIPVFLSVLKPLPPKRQRFVLARELLIALCVLMAFLWGGKYALELMHLRQESVAIAGGIVLFLIGIRMIFPRPEGLMGEIPDGEPFIVPLAIPLVAGPSGMAAVMLMGSNEPTRLWDWSLALMIAWIGASSILASAPLLYKLLGHRALTAVERLMGMLLVAISVQMFLDGLGTYFKLPVSI
- a CDS encoding SDR family NAD(P)-dependent oxidoreductase, with amino-acid sequence MSAAQSAASAGLTGRVVLITGAAGGLGSAAARACAQAGATVVLLGRKLRPLERVYDTVAALGAEPLLYPLDLAGATPDDYAALAQRLQSELGGVSGVLHCAADFAGLTPAELAAPDAFARTIHVNLTARAWLTQACLPLLRQQDDAAVVFVVDDPARVGQAYWGAYGAAQHAQRGLLASLHYETAAGPVRLHGLQPGPMRTALRARAFTHQEDADAADPTRYAAACVTLLSLAGAPHRGAIWSPSA
- a CDS encoding DUF2272 domain-containing protein, encoding MNARPWSWICLLLAGWGGSAAAAEVCDVPPRFGTSPAAIAIVRSACNEHRLWQRPFIDAKGRLASLGVTEAESGYLADHGLVAWQRVAGYWRASGTLDSMGGRPGASSCAALDGTRYTASDCRAFLIDNPWSAAFISWVMTQAGLSGFHRSARHLDYIRSAYNDGATGPYQFTDPAVEKPAPGDMLCLLRGRSVALGYAGLKAALGGSAPMPWQSHCDVVVAANVGGDRTLYLIGGNVFNTVMMRKMPLDRAGRVVLPTPQSDINQDQNEDSLGIASECTPAREELCDFNRRDWAVLLKLRADATVVSPPPTAPLPTPGTAPAEQTMPPGFPRVVPPRPETQPAQRQQQQLE
- a CDS encoding superoxide dismutase, which encodes MPIEHLALPYSRAALEPHLSAATLQAHHDVRHRSEVEQLNACIEGSEFAELTLDEIIGQAQGSVFHLAAQVWNHNFYWQCLRPRGGGEPLGRLADSIGKAFGDFAHFKQEFNRVALRTFGSGWVWLVQRPDGTVAIVATPNASTPLTGPDTPLLACDIWEHAYYLDYQQDRAHYLDAFWKLINWDFVASRLS